The Arthrobacter oryzae DNA window AGCGGCGGAGGGCACCGGTTTCATCCCTCAACCGCCTCGCCAGCACGGGATAGTCCCCGGCCAGCGAGTCCAGCAAGAACCCCACAGTCACGGCCCCGTCGGCGGGTGTAGTCAGTATGGACTGCCCGCCGGCGAGCGGCTGGAGGACGCCGGGCAGCACCACGCTGATGTCAGCCACAACGGACCCTCAAGCGGGTACCGGAGCGCCAGGCACCAGAGCCGCGGACACCACGGCGGCGCGGACACACAGGACGTCCGGCAGATGTGAGGCCACTTCGGTGAAGTGCTCACCTTCGTCAGGGCTGGCGTAGACCGAGCCACCGCGCGTTCCGAAGTACACCCCGGCCGGTTCTGCGGAATCCACCGAGGCAGCGTCACGGAGCAC harbors:
- a CDS encoding MoaD/ThiS family protein encodes the protein MADISVVLPGVLQPLAGGQSILTTPADGAVTVGFLLDSLAGDYPVLARRLRDETGALRRYVNIYVNGDEVRRLQGLETEVAAGQEVVIIQSVAGG